In Acidobacteriota bacterium, the DNA window GCCCGCGCTCGCGCGGCATCGGGATGTCCAGGAACATCGGCCGCTTGCCGCCGTCGTAGTTGATCGCTCCCATGCGGTCGCTCATGCCGAACTCGGTGACCATCGCCCGCGCGATCTCCGTGGCGCGCATCAGGTCGTTCTGGGCGCCGGTGGAAATCTCGCCGAAGGCGATCTCCTCCGCGCTGCGGCCGGCGAGCAGCACCGACAACTGGTTCAGCAGGTCGGAGCGCGTCAGCAGGTAGCGATCCTCGAGCGGCAGCTGCATCGTGTAGCCCAGCGCGCCGAAGCCCCGCTGCACGATGGAGATCTTGTGCACCGGGTCGAGCCCCGGCAGGACGCTGGCGACAATCGCGTGCCCCGATTCGTGGAACGCGACGATCCGCCGCTCCTTGACGCTCATCACGCGCTTCTTCTCGAGCCCCGCAATCACCCGGTCGATCGCCTCGTCGAAGTCGGCCATCTCGACCGCGGTCTTGTCCTTCCGCGCCGCCAGCAGGGCCGCCTCGTTGACGAGATTCGCGAGGTCGGCGCCCGCGAAGCCCGCGGTGCGCGCGGCGATCACCGTCAGGTCCGCGTTGGGGGCCATCGTCACGTGCTTCACGTGAATCCGGAGGATCGCCTCGCGCCCGCGCACGTCCGGTTTGTCCACCAGGACCTGCCGATCGAAACGGCCGGGGCGGAGCAGGGCGGGATCGAGCACTTCGGGCCGGTTGGTGGCGCCCATGATGATCACGCCCTTGCGCGAGTCGAACCCGTCCATCTCCGCGAGCAGCTGGTTCAGCGTCTGTTCGCGCTCCTCGTGACTGCCCATCGGCGACTGCACGCGCACTTTGCCGAGCGCGTCCAGCTCGTCCACGAACACGATGCAGGGGGCCTTGCTCTCCGCCTGCTGGAAGAGATCGCGCACGCGCGCGGCGCCAACGCCCACGAACATCTCCACGAACTCGGAGCCGCTCAGCGAGAAGAACGGCACTTTCGCCTCGCCGGCCACCGCGCGTGCCAGCAGCGTCTTGCCCGTCCCCGGGGGGCCGACGAGCAGCACCCCCTTCGGGATCCGCCCGCCAATGCTGGTGTACTTCTTCGGCGTGCGGAGGAATTCCACGATCTCCTTCAGCTCCTCCTCGGCCTCGTCCACGCCCGCCACGTCCGCGAACGACACTTTCACGTCGTCTTCCGCGTAGACCTTCGCGCGGCTGCGCGCGAACGACATCACGCCCCCCTCGGGGCCCCCCATGCGGCGGAAGAAGAAACTCCAGAGGCCGACGAGGAAGAGCAGCGGGATGATCCACCCGAGCAGCTCCGGCAGCCACTTGCTGGACACCTCTCCCGTGTAGCGGACGCCGTACTTGTCCAGCTCCTGGAGCAGCTGGGGATCTTCAATCCGGATCGACACGAAGTTGCTGCGGCCGTCCGCTTCCGGCGCCTTCAGCGTCCCGCGCACGCGGTCTTCGGCGACGACCACCTCCTGCACCTTTCCGGCGCGCACGAGGTTCTTGAACTCGCTGTACTGAATCGTCCGGCCGGACTGCAGTGTCAGGAAGAACGCCTGGCCGATCGCGAGCAGCAGCAGGAATGCCAGCACGTACCACACCGCCGACATCGCGCCGCCCGGCCGCGGGCGCTCCGGCGGCCGCCGGCGACCGCCGCGTGGATTCGGAACCGGCTTGTTCTGATCAGCCAACCTCAGTGCGCTCCAACGGCCTGGGCCCGCGTGAACGTGAGTTCACCGGCAGCCGCATCGATCCTGATCGTATCACCCTCCCGGAACTCTCCTTCGAGGACGCGCAGGGCGAGCGGATCCAGGAGCCGGCGCTGGATCGTCCGCTTGAGCGGCCGGGCGCCGTACGCGGGATCGTAGCCCTCGTTGATCAGCAGGTCCTTGGCCGGATCCATCAGCTCGAGCCGGATCTTCCGCTCCTCGAGCCGCTTCGCCAGCCGTGCGAGCTGGATGCCGATGATCGAGCGCAGGTGTTCGCGACCGAGGCCGTGGAACACCACGATTTCATCGATCCGGTTCAGGAACTCGGGCCGGAAGCGGTGCCGCACCGCATCCATAACGTCGTCTTTCGTGCCGCCCGCTCCGGCGTTCGACGTCATGATGACGACCGTGTTCTTGAAGTCCACCGTGCGCCCCTGGCCGTCGGTGAGCCGTCCGTCATCCAGGAGTTGCAGCAGGACGTTCAGCACCTCGGGATGGGCCTTCTCG includes these proteins:
- a CDS encoding ATP-dependent metallopeptidase FtsH/Yme1/Tma family protein, which translates into the protein MSAVWYVLAFLLLLAIGQAFFLTLQSGRTIQYSEFKNLVRAGKVQEVVVAEDRVRGTLKAPEADGRSNFVSIRIEDPQLLQELDKYGVRYTGEVSSKWLPELLGWIIPLLFLVGLWSFFFRRMGGPEGGVMSFARSRAKVYAEDDVKVSFADVAGVDEAEEELKEIVEFLRTPKKYTSIGGRIPKGVLLVGPPGTGKTLLARAVAGEAKVPFFSLSGSEFVEMFVGVGAARVRDLFQQAESKAPCIVFVDELDALGKVRVQSPMGSHEEREQTLNQLLAEMDGFDSRKGVIIMGATNRPEVLDPALLRPGRFDRQVLVDKPDVRGREAILRIHVKHVTMAPNADLTVIAARTAGFAGADLANLVNEAALLAARKDKTAVEMADFDEAIDRVIAGLEKKRVMSVKERRIVAFHESGHAIVASVLPGLDPVHKISIVQRGFGALGYTMQLPLEDRYLLTRSDLLNQLSVLLAGRSAEEIAFGEISTGAQNDLMRATEIARAMVTEFGMSDRMGAINYDGGKRPMFLDIPMPRERGPFSEETAQQIDDEVRRIMTDAHEQARRVLRERRDELDTLSERLLVKEVIEGDELRELLGEPHTTTEHAERS